In a genomic window of Magnolia sinica isolate HGM2019 chromosome 16, MsV1, whole genome shotgun sequence:
- the LOC131228506 gene encoding protein SRC2 homolog, whose translation MHLLSPYSNSYPSSSDSSPSMSTFSGIQGHLLEVTVVGCNKLLDTEWISKQDPYVCLEYANTKFRTRTCTDGHKNPTFQEKFVFSLIEGLRELNVVVWNSNTLTYDDFIGSGRIQLQKVLSQGFDDTAWPLQNKKGRHAGEVRLILHYANASNKPSQGFAPSMTPYGAPAAPYVPPYTTPAAPHASPYTTPAAPHASPYTAFPHAPATTYPAPSPYSSYPPPPANPNAYPPSVYPPPPQATAYNTQTYPSAPYPPPPQTTTHYPQGPYPGIYPPAY comes from the exons ATGCATCTTCTCTCTCCCTACTCCAATTCATACCCATCATCTTCAGATTCTTCACCATCTATGTCTACGTTTTCAGGCATCCAAGGCCATCTCCTTGAAGTTACAG TCGTTGGCTGTAACAAGTTGCTGGACACTGAATGGATATCAAAGCAAGATCCATACGTCTGCCTTGAATACGCCAACACCAAGTTCCGTACAAGGACTTGCACAG ATGGACACAAAAACCCCACCTTCCAAGAAAAATTCGTCTTCTCGCTCATCGAAGGTCTCCGTGAATTGAATGTTGTGGTATGGAACAGCAACACTCTCACCTACGATGACTTCATCGGCAGCGGCAG AATTCAACTCCAAAAGGTACTCTCCCAAGGCTTCGACGACACCGCATGGCCTCTCCAGAATAAGAAGGGCAG ACACGCCGGAGAAGTAAGACTCATATTGCATTATGCAAATGCCAGTAAT AAACCATCACAAGGATTTGCACCGTCCATGACACCTTACGGAGCTCCAGCTGCACCATATGTCCCTCCTTACACGACTCCAGCTGCACCCCATGCATCTCCTTACACGACTCCAGCTGCACCCCATGCATCTCCTTACACAGCATTTCCACATGCTCCGGCCACAACCTATCCTGCTCCATCTCCTTACTCATCATACCCACCTCCCCCAGCAAATCCAAATGCATATCCACCGTCCGTTTACCCTCCCCCACCACAAGCAACTGCCTATAATACCCAGACATACCCATCTGCACCATATCCGCCGCCACCACAAACAACAACACATTACCCACAAG GCCCATATCCAGGAATCTATCCGCCAGCGTACTGA
- the LOC131228507 gene encoding uncharacterized protein LOC131228507: MTAGKKTHFSFISLHLKFQLILLSDFRIQPQKVLSQGFDDAAWPLQRKNSRHIGEVRLILHYANASSKSAPGFAPTPPPYVASAAPRPSLYNPSCTTSLLTQPQKHPMCLLTRHFHRRFLMPQPQPILLHLLTHHTHFPQQIQLHIHCPLTLPCNKQLPITHSRTHLHHTCHPYKQHYITHQANIQEPIHQHAEMQIESSSYEDESVDESRAAPRSYELFLNHLHLFEASFCIIIKGFSLLHKDAIQISCLAVAKVLFFLVFFSSLQWLLLVVT; this comes from the exons ATGACGGCTGGCAAAAAAACTCATTTCAGTTTCATTTCATTGCATCTCAAGTTTCAATTGATCTTGCTGTCTGATTTCAGAATTCAACCCCAAAAGGTACTCTCTCAAGGCTTCGACGATGCTGCATGGCCTCTCCAGAGGAAGAACAGCAG ACACATCGGAGAAGTAAGACTCATCTTGCATTATGCCAATGCCAGCAGT AAATCAGCACCAGGATTTGCGCCGACCCCACCGCCTTATGTAGCTTCAGCTGCACCACGTCCCTCCTTATACAACCCCAGCTGCACCACATCCCTCCTTACACAACCCCAGAAGCACCCCATGTGTCTCCTTACACGACACTTCCACCGACGATTCCTTATGCCCCAGCCGCAACCTATCCTGCTCCATCTCCTTACCCATCATACCCACTTCCCCCAGCAAATCCAACTGCATATCCACTGTCCACTTACCCTCCCCTGCAACAAGCAACTGCCTATTACCCACAGCCGTACCCACCTGCACCATACCTGCCACCCCTACAAGCAACACTACATTACCCACCAG GCCAATATCCAGGAACCTATCCACCAACATGCTGAGATGCAGATAGAGTCTTCCTCGTATGAAGATGAGTCGGTTGATGAAAGCCGCGCAGCACCTCGAAGTTATGAACTGTTTCTGAATCATTTGCATCTATTTGAGGCCTCGTTTTGCATTATCATCAAAGGTTTCTCACTACTTCACAAAGATGCAATTCAAATCAGCTGTTTGGCTGTAGCTAAAGTGCTGTTTTTTctcgttttcttttcttccctGCAATGGTTACTACTAGTTGTAACATGA